The Arthrobacter zhaoxinii sequence TCGGCGTGTTGGGAGTGTCGCCGCGAAGGAACCATCCCCGTATGGGGACGGCAGGGATTCCTGCCGTCCTGGCCGCGTTTAGCGGCGGGTACTGACGGTAACTGTGAACTTCGGGTTGCGGGCCACCTCGCGGGTGGGCCCCACGAGCCGCGTCAGGGCGGGTTTGTACAGCAGGTGGCTGTTCCAGACGGTCCACAGCTCCCCGCCCGGTTTGAGGACGCGGCCGGCGTCTGCGAAGAGCTTCAGGGCAATGCCGGCATACACCGCTGCCCCGACATGGAAGGGCGGGTTCAGCACCACCAGGTCTTCGGACTGGTCGGGAAGCGGAGCCAGGGCATCGGCACGGGCAACGACGGCGCGGTCAGCCACGCCGTTGGCGGCCAGGGTCCGCTCGGCGGACGCGGCGGCCGCGGCGGACTGATCCGTTGCCAGGACCCGCAGGCCCGGACGCGTCAGCGCCAGGTACGCAGCAATGGTTCCCGTTCCGCAGCCCAAATCCACGGCGTGTTCGGCTGCGCGGGCCCCGGCCAGATGCGGCAGCAGGAACCGGGTGCCCGGGTCCAGCGCGGCCCCGCCGAACGCCGCCCCGTAGGCCCAGAGTTCCAGCGGCTGCGCCAGCCCGACGTCGTGCCGCTCGGACACCGGAAAACGCGTCACCGGACGCTGCTCCGGCGGCAGGGGAGAGGCTGCAGTCAGGACACGCGACTTCTGCCGCCCGAGCCCTGCCGTCACCGAGCCGAAATAGCGCGCCAGGACCTCGTTCATGGCCGTAGTCATGTGCTTGATCCGGCCCCCTGCGTATACCGTGACGTCCGGCGCGGCGGAGGCTGCGACCAGGGCCGCAATCTCTTCCAGGGCTGCCAGGGAGCGCGGCAGCCGCAGCAGGACCACACGGGCACCCTCCACGAGCGGTGCCGTGAGGGCATGGTGCGTAAACGCGTCCGCCAGCCCCAGGTCCGCGGCGTTTGCCTCCAGCGCCTGTTCACCGCTCAGCGGATCCTGATGGACGCGGAGGCTGCGCAGCCCGTAACCGGCCGCCGCTCCAAGGGTCAGGGCACCATAGGCATCGCCGATGACGACGACGCCGCCCGGCCGGCCGGAGTCCGCTGCCGCGGCCTCGAGGTCGGCGGCAGCCGTGTCGAGCAGGAGCCGGTCCGCGGCGTCCCAGGCCTGCAGGTTGGGGGCCTCCACATCCGGCCGGCGGCGCAGCCGGGCAAAGTCAAAGTCGGTCCGGCCCGGTACAGGGTCAGTCACGGTCAATCCATTCTGTTCCTAGGGGGACCGGCTCGGAGGCTCCGGCGGTCAGGGCGGCGAGACGCGCGTGGAAGGCAGTTAGGGCTTCCGGGGTGTCCGGCAGTGCGACGTTGATGGAGGCACCTGCGGCCGAGTACTCGGTGCCCAGTACGCTCACGCCTGCTGTCCGGAGGTCGTTTTCCAGCCGTCCGGCCGCTGAGTGTCCTGCGGGAATACCGTAAAGCTGCATCCGGCGCCGCCGCAGCAGGGGCGCGGTGGCGAGGGCGGAGGAGACGGACTCGGAATAGGCACGGACCAGTCCGCCGGCACCGAGCAGGATGCCGCCGAAGTACCGAACGGTCACCGCGGTGATATCGCTGAGGTCGGTGGCCCCGCGAAACGTTTCCCGCTTGGTCAGTGCCTCCAGCATCGGGATGCCGGCGGTGCCGGAGGGTTCGCCGTCGTCGCTGGAGCGCTGGACCTCACGGGCCGGGCCGAGCACGAAGGCGCTGCAGTGGTGCCGGGCGTCATGGAATTCCCGGCGCAGGTCCGCCACCAGGGCGCGGGCCTGCTCCTCGGTTTCAGTGCGCCGCAGCACGGTGATGAAGCGGGAGCGTTTTATCTCGAGTTCGGAGCGGTGCTCTGCGGCGATGGTGGTGTAGCGCCCCGCCGCCGCGTCAATATCGCTCACCTTTCCAGTCTAGTGGCCGCCGCCGGTCCCCGTGCCGGCGGTAGGGTGGGGGGCATGCTCAAGGTTGGACTCACCGGCGGGATCGCCGCCGGAAAATCCCTGGTTGCCCGTACCCTCGTGGACTGCGGCGCGGTGCTGGTGGACGCCGACGCCCTGGCCCGGGAAGTGGTGGAGCCCGGCACACCTGGCCTGGCCGCCGTCGTCGAGGCTTTTGGCCCCGCCATCCTGGCCGCCGACGGTTCCCTGGACCGTCCGGCGCTGGCCGCCGTGGTCTTCGGTGACGAGGAGCGCAGGAAGGTGCTGAACGGCATTGTCCACCCGCTGGTCCGGGCACGTGCCGCGGAGCTGGCGGCCGAGGTGCCCGCGGACGGGATCCTGGTCCAGGACATCCCGCTCCTGGTGGAAACCGGCCAGGCCGGGAACTTCGATTTTGTCCTGGTTGTCGAGGCACCCGAGGATGTCCGGCTGGACCGCATGGTCCGGATGCGGGGGATGGAACCCGACGCCGCTCGGGCCCGGATTGCCGCGCAGGCCAGCGCGGAGCAGCGGGCCGAAGCCGCCGACGTCGTGCTGCACAACACCGGCACCGAGCAGGAGCTGGCTGCGGCCGTACGGGACCTCTGGGAAACCCGGCTGGTGCCGCTGAATGCCGCCCGGACCCGGGCGGCACGGTAGGACCCGGACCGGCGGGTATTCCCCGTTCAGCCGCTAGCAAAGCGGACCACGGCTGTCCGCAGAGCGGAGTAGCTTTAAACCCATGAGTCTTGCGCAGGACATCAAGAGAGTAGTGGCACCGTTTGAGGTCATCAGTGACTACAAGCCCGCCGGTGACCAGCCCACCGCCATCAAGGAACTCGCCGAGCGGATCAACGCGGGCGAGAAGGACGTTGTCCTCCTGGGCGCCACCGGTACCGGTAAGAGCGCGACGGCGGCCTGGCTGGTGGAGCAGGTCCAGCGCCCAACGCTGGTGATGGTCCAGAACAAGACGCTGGCCGCCCAGCTGGCCAACGAATTCCGGGAGCTGCTGCCCAACAACGCGGTGGAGTACTTCGTCTCCTATTACGACTACTACCAGCCTGAAGCGTACGTTCCGCAGACGGACACCTTCATCGAGAAGGACTCCTCCATCAATGAGGAAGTCGAACGTCTGCGCCACTCGGCCACCAACGCCCTGCTGACCCGCCGCGACGTCATCGTGGTGGCCACCGTGTCCTGCATCTACGGCCTGGGCACCCCGGAAGAGTACATCGAGGCGATGGTGACGCTGCGCCGGGGCCAGCAGATGAACCGTGATGACCTGCTGCGCCGCTTCGTAGCCATGCAGTACGTCCGCAATGACATGGACTTCCACCGCGGCACCTTCCGGGTGCGCGGCGACACCGTGGAAATCATTCCGATGTACGAGGAAAACGCGATCCGCGTGGAATTCTTCGGCGACGAGATCGAGAACATCTACACCCTGCATCCGCTGACCGGCGACGTCATCCATGAAGAGAACGAAATGTACGTCTTCCCGGCGTCGCACTACGTGGCCGGCGAGGACCGGATGCACCGTGCCATCCGCCAGATCGAGGACGAGCTGCAGGTGCGGCTGAAGGAACTTGAATCCCAGAACAAGCTGGTGGAAGCCCAGCGGCTGCGGATGCGCACCACCTACGACCTGGAAATGATGCAGCAGATGGGTTTCTGCAACGGCATCGAGAACTACTCGCGGCATATCGACGGCCGCGGCCCGGGCACCGCCCCGCACTGCCTGCTGGATTACTTCCCGGATGACTTCCTGCTGGTGGTGGACGAATCCCACGTCACCATTCCGCAGATCGGTGCCATGTACGAAGGCGACATGTCCCGCAAGCGCACCCTGGTGGACCACGGCTTCCGGCTTCCCTCGGCCATGGACAACCGTCCGCTCAAGTGGGACGAGTTCCTGGAGCGGATCGGCCAGACCGTGTACATGTCCGCCACCCCCGGCAAATACGAACTGTCCAAGGCGGACGGCTACGTGGAACAGATCATCCGGCCCACCGGCCTGGTGGACCCGCAGGTGGTGGTGAAGCCCAGCAAGGGCCAGATCGATGACCTGCTCGGCGAAATCCGCACCCGCACCGAGCGGGACGAGCGCGTGCTGGTCACCACGCTCACCAAGCGGATGGCGGAGGACCTCACGGGCTATCTGCTGGAGCACGGGGTCAAGGTGGAATACCTGCACTCCGACGTCGATACCCTGCGCCGCGTGGAACTGCTCCGCGAACTGCGGATGGGCACCTTCGACGTGCTGGTCGGCATTAACCTGCTGCGTGAGGGCCTGGACCTTCCCGAGGTGTCCCTGGTCAGCATCCTCGACGCCGACAAGGAAGGCTTCCTGCGCTCCTCCACGTCACTGATCCAGACCATCGGCCGTGCCGCACGTAACGTCTCCGGCGAGGTCCACATGTACGCGGACCGGATCACCGATTCCATGGCCAAGGCCATCGATGAAACCAACCGCCGCCGCGAGATCCAGGTCGCCTACAACAAGAAGCACGGCGTGGACCCGCAGCCGCTGCGCAAGAAGATCGCGGACATCACGGACCAGCTGGCCCGCGAGGACGCCGACACCAAGGCGCTCCTGGAAGAGGCCGCGAAGAAGAAGACGAAGGGCAAGGGCAAGGGGGTCCGGAAGGACGGCCTCGCCGCCGCTCCCGCCGAGGACCTCACCACGCTCATTGCTTCCATGACCGAGCAGATGCATGCCGCCGCCGCCGAGCTGCAGTTCGAGCTCGCGGCACGGCTCCGCGACGAGGTGGGGGACCTGAAGAAGGAACTGCGCCAGATGCAGGCCGCCGGACACGCGTAGGCCGCCGGTCCACGCGGGACGGAAGACCCGTAGGAGTACCTGCGAACACTGCGGTGCGGCTGCTGTAGCCTGCCACTCCAATCACAACGATGTGGAGGACCAGGATGAAAACACGTGCAGCAGTTCTGTGGGAAGCACCCGGCAAATGGACCGTTCAGGAGGTGGACCTGGACGAACCGGGACCCACCGAGGTCCTGGTGGAGATGGTGGCCACCGGCCTTTGCCATTCCGATGACCATTTCGTCACCGGGGATATCCAGACCGGCATGACGCCGATGGTCGGCGGCCATGAAGGCGCCGGCATCGTCCGCAAGGTGGGCTCCGAGGTGCATGACCTGGCCGAGGGCGACCACATTGTCACGGCCTTCATCCCCGGTTGCGGGAAGTGCCGCTGGTGTGCCGCGGGAATGCAGAACCTGTGTGACTACGGAGCAATCATCCTCGAGGGGAACCAGCCTTCGGGCGGCTTCCGGATGCACTCCGACGGAACGGACGTGGGTACGGTCAGCACCCTGGGCACCTTCGCGCAGTGGCAGGTTTACGATCAGATGTCCGTCGTGAAAATCGACCCGGAAGTACCGCTGGAGGTTGCCTGCCTGGTGGCCTGCGGCGTCGCCACCGGGTTCGGCTCGGCGACCAACGCGGCACAGGTCCGGGGAGGGGACGTTGTCCTGGTCATCGGCGCCGGCGGCATCGGCATGAATGCGGTCCAGGGGGCTGCACTGTCCGGCGCCGCCCACGTGGTGGTGGTCGATCCGGCACCGGCCAAGAAGGATTTTGCCCCGCAGTTCGGCGCCACTGAGGTCTTCGCGGACTTCGGTGAAGCCGATGCCTTCGTTCGGTCCGTCACCAACGGCCAGGGCGCGGATTCGGCGATTATCTGCATCGGTGTCGTCACGGGTGCCGACATCGGCCGGGCATATGGTGCCATCCGCAAGGGCGGAACCGTTGTGGTCACCGGGATCGGCAAGGACACCGACGACGAGATCCCGGGGATCAACGCCTTTACCCTGGCCATGTACCAGAAGCGCATCCAGGGCGCGCTCTACGGTATGGCGTCCCCGCGGGAGGCGATGCCGATGCTGCTGCGCCTCTACCAGGCCGGCCGGCTGAAGCTGGACGAGCTGATCACCAAGCGGTACTCCCTGGACGAGATCAACGAGGCCTACAACGATATGCGTGAGGGCATCAATATCCGCGGAATCATCGATTTCACTAAGGCCTGACCGGCGGGGCTGCCGGCCGGGTCGGCCGGGAATGTCGGCGGCCGGCGCTACGGTGGAAGCATGCAGTTCACCTCCCCGCCGTCCCCGCCGGCGCTTCCGGCAGACAGTGCCACCTCCTGGTGGGAAATTGTCGCCGCGCTGGGCCCGCTGGCCGTCCTGCTTGCGGGTGCCCTGACCTTTTTCATCGGATGGAAAACCCTGGAGCAGCGCCGGAAAGCGGATCAGCGGTCGGAATGGTGGACCCGTGCCCAGTGGGCCATCGAAGCGTCCCTGTCGGAGGATCCCCGGCGGCAGGAAACCGGCCTAGGCGTTTTGGATCTGCTGGCCCAGAGCGACCTGGCCGGTGCCGAAGAGGCAGCGATCATCAGCATTGCCTGGGCGCGCCCGCTGACGGCGTTAGTGGACTCGAACGGCGATATGGGCCAGAATGAAATCATCACGAGCGGACCCGGAACGGAGGAGGCTGACGATGACAACAGCAGCACTGCCGCTGGCACACGGAGGTAAGACCCCGCGGGGCACCGATCAGGCTGACCGGGACCGGGACCGCGAACGGGTGCAGATCCGAGCCGCACGGCTCCGTCTCACCACTGACCGCAAGCTCGGCAAGCCCACCCCGGACTGGGTCCGGAAACTGGCCGACCGGCCGCTGTAGCGACCCCAGGACAACAACAGGCATAACGAAGCAGGTCCCCGGCAGACGCCGGGGACCTGCTTCGTTATGCCGGCCTACGCGTCGGCGCCGCGGGCCATGCCCAGCAGCCGGGTGAAAATCGCTTCGCCGTCGTCGGCAATGCCGTCATGGTGGAAGTCGGCGCTTTCCCAGACCTTCAGTCCCTGCACGGCTGCGGCGGTTTCCAGGGAGAGGTCCCGGTCCACGTAGATGTCATCCGTGTAGACCGCGGCGGCCACGGGCACGGCGTTGCGCGCCAGTTGCGCGGTGTCATAGAGGGGACCCCAGTCGGATTTCCGGGCCAGCAGCTCGGCCGTGTCCCGAAGCGGGATCAGTGCCGGGTCCTCGTCGAAGTACCAGGGGTAGACCATCTCGCCGGTGTACAGCGGCTGGGGCGCCGTGGGTTCAAACTCAGGGAAGGACTGCAGTACGCGCTCCGCCGCCCAGTTGGTGGCTTCGCCCTGGCCGTAGATCGACTCGTGCATCACCGCGTAGAGCGGATTCGCCGCGCGGCTGACCAGCCCGTGGACAGCTTCCAGGAAGGTGGCCGAGAGCCGTTCCCCGTCCGGGGTGGGGACAAACGCCTCCTGCAGCAGGTAATGCAGGCCGTCCACCCGGGTGTTGCCGCCCAGATAGGACCCGGCCATCTGGAACCGCCGCACGGTCAGGCGCTCCCCGGTGGGAAGGAACTCCGGGACGGACTCCAGGTGCCGGGCAATCCGGGTGGTGGCCTCCCGGTCCTCCGGGTAGCGGGCGAAGTGCTCCGCGTTGCGTGCGGCCACCCGCCGGAACGTCGCTTCGTAGACCCGGTCCGCCGGCCCGGTCAACGGGGCCAGGCCTCCGGTCACCAGGCATTCCTTCAAACCACCGGGGGCAAAGGAGAGGTAGGTCAGGGTGCAGAAACCGCCGTAGCTCTGCCCGTACGTGCTCCACGGTCCGGAGCCGAGGGCCTGCCGGATCAGTTCGGCATCGGCCACAATCGAGTCAGCCCGGAAACGGGCGAGATACGCGGCCTGCGCGGCAGCGTCTCCGCGCAGCGGAAGAGTCTGCCCGTCGGCCGGAGTGGACAGGCCGGTGCCGCGCTGGTCCAGCATGAGGATCCGGAAGTGCCTGGCCGCGGCTTTCGTCCAGCCGCCGAACTGCAGCAGCCGGTTTCCCTTGCCGCCCGGGCCGCCCTGCAGGTAGAGCAGCCACGGCAGGTCCTGCACTTCGGCGGCGGGGAGTTCGGCGTCGGTATATTCGCGGGCGAAGACCGTGATGCTTTCGCCGTCGGGATCCGAGTGGTCCAGCGGCACCGTGAACCGGTGGTCCGTCACGTTCATTCCGCGCACCGGGTAGCTACGCGAGGCAGTGTGGGGGACGTGCTCGTTCACTCGGCACCCCCGAAGGAGGCGAGTGCGTCTCCGGTGAGCCGGAAGGTCGTCCAGTCGTCCTGCGCCGCGGCACCCAGGGACCGATAGAAGCCGATGGAGGGTTCGTTCCAGTTCAGCACGCACCACTCCACCCGGGCGTAGCCGCGTTCGACGGCGGTTTCCGCCAGCGTCCGCAGCAGCGCCTTTCCGATACCCCTGCCCCGGGCCTCGGGCCGGACATACAGATCCTCGAGGTAGATGCCGTGCACACCCTCCCAGGTGGAGTAGTTCAGGAACCACAGGGCGAACCCCTGCACCGTGCCCCCGTCCACCGCCACATGGGCGAAGATGGCCGGATGCTCCCCGAAGAGGTTCGCTTCCAGCGCCTCCACGGTGTTTTTCACCGCGTGCGGCTCTTTTTCGTAGATGGCCAGGTCGTGGATCAGCTCAAGGATGACGGGGACGTCTTCCCGGCGTGCGGGACGGATCTGCATGGGCTCCAGCCTAATCCAGGCGTCCGGCGGAGATCACCTTGATGACGGGGCTGCCGGCCTCGTCCGACGCGGCCAGGTCCACTTCGGCGGTGATGCCCCAGTCCAGGTGGTTGGCCGGGTCCTTGAAGATCTGCCGGACCTCCCATTTGCCGGGGAGTTCCTTGATGATCAGCAGGTTGGGTCCGCGGCCGTCCGGGCCGTCGTCAATATCCTCGTGTTCCTCGAAGTAGGCGTCCAGGACCTCTGCCCAGCGGTCGGCGTCCCAGCCGGCGTCGCCGTCGAGCTCTCCCAGGGTGCGGTCGTCCTCGTCGGCGAACAGCTTCACCCGGGAGAACATCTCATTGCGCACCATGACCCGGAACGCCCGGACGTTGGCGGTCAGCCGGTCCGGCACCGGCGGAAGCAGCGGCTCGTTCGAGGCATCGGGGTTGATCCCGCTGGTCAGCTCCTCCCATTCGTCCAGCAGCGAGGAGTCGGTCTGGCGGACCAGTTCACCTAGCCATTCGATGATGTCTTCCAGGTCTTCGCGCAGCCGCTCCGGCGGCACGGTGTGCAGCAGGGCCTTGTAGGTGTCCGAGAGGTAGCGCAGCAGCACGCCTTCGGAACGGGCCAGGGAGTAGAACTGCACGTACTCGCCGAAGCTCATGGCCCGCTCGTACATGTCCCGGACAATCGACTTGGGGCTGAGTTCGAACTCGCCCAGCCAGGGAGCACCGGAGCGGTACACCTCGAAGGACTGCTCCAGGAGTTCGGCCAGCGGCTGCGGGTAGGTCACTTCCTCCAGCAGGGCCATCCGCTCGTCGTACTCGATGCCCTGGGACTTCATGGCCGCAATAGCTTCTCCGCGTGCCTTCTTCTCCTGGGCGGAGAGCACCTGGCGGGGCTTTTCCATGATCGCTTCGATCACGGAGACCACGTCCAGGGCGTAGGACGGGCTGTCCGGGTCCAGGATCTCCAGGGAGGCCATGGCAAACGGGGACAGCGGCTGGTTCAGGGCAAAGTTCGGCTGCAGGTGCACCTTCAGGCGGACGGTGCGGCCGTCGGCGTCGGGCTCCGGCAGCACCTCGACAATGCCGGCGGTCTTGAGTTCCCGGTAAATGCTCAGGGCTTTCTTCATCAGCGCCAGCTGCGAGGAGCGGGTCTCGTGGTTGTTGGTCAGCAGCTTCTTCGCCGCGGTGAACGGATCACCCGGGCGCTCCAGCAGGTTCAGCAGCATGGAGTGGGTGATGTTGAAGCTGGAGGTCAGCGGTTCCGGAGTGCCGTCCACCAGCTTCTCGAAGGTCGGCTTGCCCCAGGAGACAAAACCGGCCTGCGGCTTCTTCTTCACCACCTGGCGCAGCTTCTTCTGGTCGTCACCGAACTTGGCGTGCGCCTTGGCCATGGCCTTGACGTTTTCGATCACGTGTTCCGGTGCCTGCACGACGACGGTGCCTGCCGTGTCGTACCCGGCCCGCCCGGCGCGTCCGGCGATCTGGTGGAACTCGCGGACCTTCAGGGGCCGGGTGCGCGTGCCGTCGTACTTGGACAGGGCGGTGATCAGCACGGTGCGGATGGGCACGTTGATGCCGACCCCCAGGGTGTCCGTGCCGCAGATGACCTTCAGCAGGCCGGCCTGGGCCAGCTGCTCCACCAGGCGCCGGTACTTGGGCAGCATGCCGGCGTGGTGCACGCCGATGCCGTGCCGGACCAGCCGGTTCAGGGTCTTGCCGAACCCGGGGGCAAACCGGAAGCCGGCGATCAGCTCGGCGATCCGGTCCTTTTCCTCGCGGGTACAGACGTTGATGCTCATGAGGGCCTGGGCCCGGTCAATGGCTTCGATCTGGGAAAAATGCACTACGTAGACCGGCACCTGCTTGGTGGCCAGCAGTTCCTCCAGGGACTCCTGGACCGGGGTCTCCACGTAGTAGTAGTGCAGGGGGATGGGCCGCTGCACGGAGGAGACCGTGACGGTGTCCCGGTTGGTGAGTTCGCTGAGCTCGTTCGCGATCCGGGTCATGTCGCCCAGGGTGGCGGACATCAGCAGGAACTGGGCCTGCGGCAGCTCCAGCAGCGGAACCTGCCAGGCCCAGCCGCGCTGCGGATCGGAGTAGAAATGGAACTCGTCCATGATGACGGTGCCCAGGTCCGCGTCGGCGCCTTCGCGCAGGGCGATGTTGGCCAGGATCTCCGCGGTGCAGCAGATGATCGGGGCGTCCTTGTTCACCGAGGAGTCGCCGGTGACCATCCCGACGTTCTCGGCACCGAAGATTTCGCACAGGGCGAAGAACTTCTCCGACACCAGGGCCTTGATGGGCGCCGTGTAGTAGCTGCGCTCGTCCTGTGCCATGGCGTAGAAATGCGCGGCGATCGCCACCATCGACTTACCGGACCCGGTGGGGGTGGCAAGGATGACGTTGTTGCCCGTCACCAGTTCCATGACTGCCTCGTCCTGCGCCGGGTACAGGGACATACCGCGGCTTTCCACCCACTCCAGGAAGGACGTGTAGGTCTC is a genomic window containing:
- a CDS encoding alpha/beta hydrolase — encoded protein: MNVTDHRFTVPLDHSDPDGESITVFAREYTDAELPAAEVQDLPWLLYLQGGPGGKGNRLLQFGGWTKAAARHFRILMLDQRGTGLSTPADGQTLPLRGDAAAQAAYLARFRADSIVADAELIRQALGSGPWSTYGQSYGGFCTLTYLSFAPGGLKECLVTGGLAPLTGPADRVYEATFRRVAARNAEHFARYPEDREATTRIARHLESVPEFLPTGERLTVRRFQMAGSYLGGNTRVDGLHYLLQEAFVPTPDGERLSATFLEAVHGLVSRAANPLYAVMHESIYGQGEATNWAAERVLQSFPEFEPTAPQPLYTGEMVYPWYFDEDPALIPLRDTAELLARKSDWGPLYDTAQLARNAVPVAAAVYTDDIYVDRDLSLETAAAVQGLKVWESADFHHDGIADDGEAIFTRLLGMARGADA
- the coaE gene encoding dephospho-CoA kinase, yielding MLKVGLTGGIAAGKSLVARTLVDCGAVLVDADALAREVVEPGTPGLAAVVEAFGPAILAADGSLDRPALAAVVFGDEERRKVLNGIVHPLVRARAAELAAEVPADGILVQDIPLLVETGQAGNFDFVLVVEAPEDVRLDRMVRMRGMEPDAARARIAAQASAEQRAEAADVVLHNTGTEQELAAAVRDLWETRLVPLNAARTRAAR
- a CDS encoding GNAT family N-acetyltransferase, whose amino-acid sequence is MQIRPARREDVPVILELIHDLAIYEKEPHAVKNTVEALEANLFGEHPAIFAHVAVDGGTVQGFALWFLNYSTWEGVHGIYLEDLYVRPEARGRGIGKALLRTLAETAVERGYARVEWCVLNWNEPSIGFYRSLGAAAQDDWTTFRLTGDALASFGGAE
- a CDS encoding IMPACT family protein — its product is MSDIDAAAGRYTTIAAEHRSELEIKRSRFITVLRRTETEEQARALVADLRREFHDARHHCSAFVLGPAREVQRSSDDGEPSGTAGIPMLEALTKRETFRGATDLSDITAVTVRYFGGILLGAGGLVRAYSESVSSALATAPLLRRRRMQLYGIPAGHSAAGRLENDLRTAGVSVLGTEYSAAGASINVALPDTPEALTAFHARLAALTAGASEPVPLGTEWIDRD
- a CDS encoding DEAD/DEAH box helicase — its product is MKLLEQLASGPSSTRTVDPDETYTSFLEWVESRGMSLYPAQDEAVMELVTGNNVILATPTGSGKSMVAIAAHFYAMAQDERSYYTAPIKALVSEKFFALCEIFGAENVGMVTGDSSVNKDAPIICCTAEILANIALREGADADLGTVIMDEFHFYSDPQRGWAWQVPLLELPQAQFLLMSATLGDMTRIANELSELTNRDTVTVSSVQRPIPLHYYYVETPVQESLEELLATKQVPVYVVHFSQIEAIDRAQALMSINVCTREEKDRIAELIAGFRFAPGFGKTLNRLVRHGIGVHHAGMLPKYRRLVEQLAQAGLLKVICGTDTLGVGINVPIRTVLITALSKYDGTRTRPLKVREFHQIAGRAGRAGYDTAGTVVVQAPEHVIENVKAMAKAHAKFGDDQKKLRQVVKKKPQAGFVSWGKPTFEKLVDGTPEPLTSSFNITHSMLLNLLERPGDPFTAAKKLLTNNHETRSSQLALMKKALSIYRELKTAGIVEVLPEPDADGRTVRLKVHLQPNFALNQPLSPFAMASLEILDPDSPSYALDVVSVIEAIMEKPRQVLSAQEKKARGEAIAAMKSQGIEYDERMALLEEVTYPQPLAELLEQSFEVYRSGAPWLGEFELSPKSIVRDMYERAMSFGEYVQFYSLARSEGVLLRYLSDTYKALLHTVPPERLREDLEDIIEWLGELVRQTDSSLLDEWEELTSGINPDASNEPLLPPVPDRLTANVRAFRVMVRNEMFSRVKLFADEDDRTLGELDGDAGWDADRWAEVLDAYFEEHEDIDDGPDGRGPNLLIIKELPGKWEVRQIFKDPANHLDWGITAEVDLAASDEAGSPVIKVISAGRLD
- a CDS encoding NDMA-dependent alcohol dehydrogenase, with protein sequence MKTRAAVLWEAPGKWTVQEVDLDEPGPTEVLVEMVATGLCHSDDHFVTGDIQTGMTPMVGGHEGAGIVRKVGSEVHDLAEGDHIVTAFIPGCGKCRWCAAGMQNLCDYGAIILEGNQPSGGFRMHSDGTDVGTVSTLGTFAQWQVYDQMSVVKIDPEVPLEVACLVACGVATGFGSATNAAQVRGGDVVLVIGAGGIGMNAVQGAALSGAAHVVVVDPAPAKKDFAPQFGATEVFADFGEADAFVRSVTNGQGADSAIICIGVVTGADIGRAYGAIRKGGTVVVTGIGKDTDDEIPGINAFTLAMYQKRIQGALYGMASPREAMPMLLRLYQAGRLKLDELITKRYSLDEINEAYNDMREGINIRGIIDFTKA
- a CDS encoding class I SAM-dependent methyltransferase produces the protein MTDPVPGRTDFDFARLRRRPDVEAPNLQAWDAADRLLLDTAAADLEAAAADSGRPGGVVVIGDAYGALTLGAAAGYGLRSLRVHQDPLSGEQALEANAADLGLADAFTHHALTAPLVEGARVVLLRLPRSLAALEEIAALVAASAAPDVTVYAGGRIKHMTTAMNEVLARYFGSVTAGLGRQKSRVLTAASPLPPEQRPVTRFPVSERHDVGLAQPLELWAYGAAFGGAALDPGTRFLLPHLAGARAAEHAVDLGCGTGTIAAYLALTRPGLRVLATDQSAAAAASAERTLAANGVADRAVVARADALAPLPDQSEDLVVLNPPFHVGAAVYAGIALKLFADAGRVLKPGGELWTVWNSHLLYKPALTRLVGPTREVARNPKFTVTVSTRR
- the uvrB gene encoding excinuclease ABC subunit UvrB, translated to MSLAQDIKRVVAPFEVISDYKPAGDQPTAIKELAERINAGEKDVVLLGATGTGKSATAAWLVEQVQRPTLVMVQNKTLAAQLANEFRELLPNNAVEYFVSYYDYYQPEAYVPQTDTFIEKDSSINEEVERLRHSATNALLTRRDVIVVATVSCIYGLGTPEEYIEAMVTLRRGQQMNRDDLLRRFVAMQYVRNDMDFHRGTFRVRGDTVEIIPMYEENAIRVEFFGDEIENIYTLHPLTGDVIHEENEMYVFPASHYVAGEDRMHRAIRQIEDELQVRLKELESQNKLVEAQRLRMRTTYDLEMMQQMGFCNGIENYSRHIDGRGPGTAPHCLLDYFPDDFLLVVDESHVTIPQIGAMYEGDMSRKRTLVDHGFRLPSAMDNRPLKWDEFLERIGQTVYMSATPGKYELSKADGYVEQIIRPTGLVDPQVVVKPSKGQIDDLLGEIRTRTERDERVLVTTLTKRMAEDLTGYLLEHGVKVEYLHSDVDTLRRVELLRELRMGTFDVLVGINLLREGLDLPEVSLVSILDADKEGFLRSSTSLIQTIGRAARNVSGEVHMYADRITDSMAKAIDETNRRREIQVAYNKKHGVDPQPLRKKIADITDQLAREDADTKALLEEAAKKKTKGKGKGVRKDGLAAAPAEDLTTLIASMTEQMHAAAAELQFELAARLRDEVGDLKKELRQMQAAGHA